One region of Peribacillus simplex genomic DNA includes:
- a CDS encoding bifunctional 3-deoxy-7-phosphoheptulonate synthase/chorismate mutase: MSNKELDGLRNQLDDVNLQLLHLINQRAELVQEIGRVKEKQGVNRYDPVRERTMLDLIEANHQGPLDLGSIKHIFKEIFKLGLELQKDDQKKTLLVSRKQKAEDTIIDIKGELVGNGIPSFVFGPCAVESYEQTAAVAEVIKAKGLKLMRGGAFKPRTSPYDFQGLGLEGLQILKRVADEYGLAVISEIVSANDIEAAIDHIDVIQIGARNMQNFDLLKAAGAVNKPVLLKRGLAATIEEFIHAAEYIMSQGNGNIILCERGIRTYEKATRNTLDISAVPILKQETHLPVMVDVTHSTGRRDLLLPTAKAALAIGADGVMAEVHPDPSVALSDSAQQMDFKQFDEFYDEIKRLNWVTV; the protein is encoded by the coding sequence ATGAGCAACAAAGAGCTTGATGGACTTCGTAATCAACTGGATGATGTGAACCTTCAGTTATTACATCTTATTAATCAACGTGCTGAACTTGTACAGGAAATTGGTCGCGTTAAAGAAAAACAAGGTGTAAACCGTTACGATCCGGTCCGTGAAAGAACAATGCTGGATCTTATCGAAGCTAATCATCAAGGACCGCTTGATCTTGGTTCGATTAAACATATTTTCAAAGAAATCTTCAAATTGGGCTTGGAGCTTCAAAAAGACGATCAGAAGAAAACGCTTCTTGTATCTAGAAAACAAAAGGCTGAAGACACTATCATCGACATTAAGGGTGAATTGGTCGGTAATGGAATCCCGAGCTTCGTTTTCGGACCATGTGCCGTTGAATCTTATGAACAAACTGCTGCGGTGGCGGAAGTCATTAAAGCTAAAGGTTTGAAATTGATGCGCGGAGGTGCATTTAAGCCACGTACATCCCCATACGACTTCCAAGGACTTGGTTTGGAGGGCTTACAAATACTTAAACGTGTTGCTGACGAATACGGCTTGGCCGTCATCAGTGAAATCGTGAGCGCTAACGATATCGAAGCGGCGATCGATCATATTGATGTCATCCAAATCGGTGCACGCAACATGCAAAACTTCGACTTGCTAAAAGCGGCTGGTGCCGTAAATAAACCAGTTCTTTTAAAACGCGGACTGGCTGCAACGATTGAAGAGTTCATTCATGCAGCGGAATATATCATGTCGCAGGGCAATGGCAACATAATCCTTTGTGAACGCGGTATCCGCACTTACGAAAAAGCAACAAGAAACACACTTGATATCTCTGCCGTACCGATCTTAAAACAAGAAACCCATTTACCGGTCATGGTTGATGTGACGCATTCCACTGGACGTCGCGACCTCTTGCTTCCGACGGCTAAAGCGGCGCTTGCAATCGGTGCTGACGGTGTAATGGCAGAAGTGCATCCAGACCCATCTGTTGCTTTATCGGATTCTGCACAGCAAATGGACTTCAAACAATTTGATGAATTCTACGATGAAATTAAACGTTTGAATTGGGTAACTGTATAA
- a CDS encoding DUF948 domain-containing protein — MEIILYVSAAVAAIAFLVLVIFLTKVLTSLQTTLDSVARTLTGLESQMQGITLETTQLLHKTNTLAEDLQQKSENLNTVVDAVKDVGTSISSFNSSIQKVSHKVQAEIDNNQERISQIVQWSNVALEIRDKWKTRSKQAAPTPTESAELEREALETDNLPKKRFLRSRS, encoded by the coding sequence ATGGAGATTATTTTATACGTAAGTGCTGCTGTTGCAGCGATAGCCTTTTTGGTCCTTGTTATTTTCCTGACAAAGGTACTGACATCGCTTCAAACAACCCTGGACAGTGTGGCCCGGACGCTGACAGGACTAGAGAGCCAAATGCAGGGCATAACGCTCGAAACTACCCAGCTATTACATAAAACGAATACGTTGGCTGAAGATTTGCAGCAAAAGTCAGAAAACCTGAACACGGTGGTGGATGCTGTGAAGGATGTAGGTACATCCATCTCAAGCTTTAATTCTTCCATCCAAAAGGTTTCCCATAAAGTGCAGGCTGAGATTGATAATAATCAAGAACGAATCTCACAGATTGTACAATGGAGTAATGTAGCTTTAGAGATTAGGGATAAATGGAAGACTAGAAGCAAACAGGCTGCCCCAACCCCAACTGAAAGTGCGGAATTAGAAAGGGAAGCACTGGAAACCGATAACCTGCCTAAAAAAAGGTTTTTACGTTCTAGATCATAA
- a CDS encoding DNA translocase FtsK has protein sequence MKWLNKMKKWFQAEEIIEIEEIIIDEPLDEETLRNMDFSKLPKSKKEEIKVYNQTVEKMSQTPDPDTKILFQYPKGQFKFPLIPDREQKKRKPRERNRENHEPEQGNVTKETRRPVRDPETKRRSLDREENSKIVPSNTPFRPTEIPSPIYGFRRPEKKIIPSEGIVEYELESKLPVLNKEEPDIEIPRSIPETPKAFEELTIKPSVLVQEQAEKKREGAEIPAFFRKKSIEARPEEAVSEPVIDEHAEEKESYEQDPIDFGREVAVSIMDKPAEAISVPVQSTQPPVSQGIHPESDPSEAKPEQPNRPKKHIPFNVMMLKQDREKNEFMNKMLPEKKSPNAERVIVSPDKRSLINADETEAGQAKPSSIPEREPEDGKVMSKEETPVIQGPSTLVDTEYGNVTVAVPDKTAESNIGSTPVFKPAFEQEHHISENGNQEADNTGASAEGWQSDTPEVFGSVEADDNPYYVFPNIELLTPPTYAVHDDEWLEEQTLLLDETLKNFNVRAKVVNVTQGPAVTRFEVHPEPGVKVNKVTNLMDDIKLSLAAQDMRMEAPIPGKHTIGIEIPNRKSKPVFLREVLESNEFQEHESPLAVALGLDISGQPIITDLRKMPHGLIAGQTGSGKSVCINTMLVSLLYKATPQELKLLLIDPKMVELAPYNRIPHLVSPVITDVKAATAALKWAVEEMERRYELFVHAGVRDITRFNDQAEKAGQFSSKLPYILVIIDELADLMMMSPADVEEAICRIAQKARACGIHLIVATQRPSVDVITGLIKANIPTRIAFSVSSQVDSRTIIDSGGAEKLLGRGDMLFAENGSSKTVRLQGTFVSDEEIDQVVNHVKLEQQPKYLFEQEDLLNRAQVTEEADELFFEACEFVVSQQAASASSVQRRFRVGYNRAARLIEMMEQQGVVSESRGSRPRDVLITEEELEFLHVN, from the coding sequence TTGAAATGGCTAAATAAGATGAAAAAATGGTTCCAAGCAGAGGAAATTATTGAAATCGAAGAAATTATTATAGATGAACCGCTTGATGAAGAGACATTAAGAAATATGGATTTTTCGAAGCTACCGAAGTCAAAGAAAGAAGAAATAAAAGTTTACAATCAAACAGTGGAAAAAATGTCACAGACTCCAGATCCGGATACGAAAATCCTGTTTCAATATCCCAAAGGACAGTTCAAGTTTCCGCTCATTCCTGACCGGGAGCAGAAAAAAAGAAAGCCTAGGGAAAGAAACAGGGAAAATCACGAACCAGAGCAGGGGAATGTGACCAAAGAAACGAGAAGGCCTGTTAGGGATCCCGAAACAAAACGGAGAAGCTTAGATCGGGAGGAAAACTCGAAAATAGTCCCTTCAAATACTCCATTCCGCCCAACGGAAATCCCTTCACCCATTTATGGGTTCCGTCGTCCGGAAAAAAAGATAATCCCTTCTGAAGGAATTGTCGAATATGAATTAGAAAGCAAATTGCCCGTCCTTAATAAAGAAGAACCCGATATTGAGATTCCAAGATCCATCCCTGAAACCCCAAAAGCCTTTGAGGAATTGACGATAAAACCATCTGTTCTTGTACAAGAGCAAGCGGAAAAAAAAAGGGAAGGGGCGGAGATACCCGCTTTCTTTCGTAAGAAGTCCATTGAGGCACGACCTGAAGAAGCAGTAAGTGAGCCTGTTATAGATGAGCATGCGGAAGAAAAAGAGTCTTATGAACAGGACCCAATTGATTTTGGACGCGAAGTCGCTGTATCCATCATGGACAAGCCGGCTGAAGCTATATCGGTCCCGGTACAATCGACTCAACCACCTGTAAGTCAAGGGATCCATCCAGAAAGTGATCCATCAGAGGCAAAACCGGAACAGCCTAATCGTCCGAAAAAACATATCCCATTTAATGTGATGATGCTTAAGCAAGACCGGGAAAAAAATGAGTTCATGAATAAAATGCTGCCGGAAAAAAAAAGCCCTAATGCCGAAAGGGTAATCGTTTCACCTGATAAGCGATCTCTGATCAATGCTGATGAAACGGAGGCAGGACAAGCGAAACCATCCTCCATTCCTGAACGGGAACCGGAGGATGGCAAAGTTATGTCGAAGGAGGAGACTCCGGTCATTCAAGGACCCTCAACCTTAGTGGATACTGAATATGGCAACGTAACGGTCGCAGTGCCTGACAAAACAGCTGAATCCAATATCGGTTCGACTCCTGTCTTTAAGCCTGCATTTGAACAGGAACATCACATTTCTGAAAATGGGAATCAAGAAGCTGATAATACAGGGGCTTCAGCAGAAGGTTGGCAGAGCGATACCCCGGAAGTGTTTGGTTCCGTTGAAGCCGATGATAATCCATATTATGTGTTTCCGAATATCGAGTTGCTGACACCTCCCACTTATGCTGTGCATGATGATGAGTGGCTCGAAGAACAGACTTTATTACTTGATGAGACCTTGAAAAACTTCAATGTCCGTGCTAAGGTCGTCAATGTCACTCAAGGACCGGCAGTAACCCGATTCGAGGTGCATCCGGAACCCGGTGTGAAGGTGAATAAAGTGACGAACCTGATGGATGACATCAAATTAAGCCTTGCCGCTCAGGATATGCGGATGGAAGCGCCTATACCGGGTAAACATACAATTGGGATCGAGATTCCGAACAGGAAAAGCAAGCCGGTATTTTTGCGGGAGGTTTTGGAAAGTAATGAGTTTCAAGAGCATGAATCACCGCTTGCTGTGGCTTTGGGACTAGATATATCCGGTCAGCCGATAATCACGGATTTGAGGAAGATGCCGCATGGATTGATAGCCGGGCAAACGGGATCGGGGAAAAGTGTCTGTATCAACACCATGCTGGTAAGCTTGCTGTATAAAGCGACGCCGCAGGAGTTGAAATTGCTGTTGATCGATCCCAAAATGGTCGAACTTGCCCCATATAATCGAATCCCGCATTTGGTCAGTCCAGTCATAACCGATGTAAAAGCGGCTACGGCCGCGCTTAAATGGGCGGTAGAGGAAATGGAACGGCGTTATGAATTGTTTGTACATGCAGGTGTACGTGATATCACCCGCTTTAATGACCAAGCGGAAAAAGCCGGTCAATTTTCAAGCAAGCTGCCTTATATCCTAGTGATCATCGATGAGCTTGCGGATCTAATGATGATGTCCCCGGCTGATGTAGAGGAAGCGATTTGCCGGATTGCTCAAAAGGCCCGGGCCTGTGGCATTCATTTGATTGTAGCCACTCAGAGACCGTCTGTCGATGTCATAACTGGATTGATCAAGGCAAATATCCCGACAAGGATCGCTTTTTCGGTTTCTTCACAAGTCGACTCCCGTACGATCATCGATAGCGGAGGTGCGGAAAAACTGTTGGGAAGAGGCGATATGTTATTTGCTGAAAACGGCTCTTCAAAAACGGTTCGCCTGCAAGGGACTTTTGTAAGTGATGAAGAAATCGATCAAGTTGTCAACCATGTCAAACTGGAGCAGCAGCCTAAATATCTGTTTGAACAGGAAGACTTGTTGAACAGGGCCCAGGTCACGGAAGAAGCGGATGAACTATTTTTCGAGGCATGTGAATTTGTCGTGAGCCAACAGGCTGCATCTGCATCGAGTGTCCAAAGGCGCTTCCGTGTCGGTTACAACCGTGCAGCGCGTTTAATAGAAATGATGGAGCAGCAAGGAGTCGTTTCTGAATCCAGGGGCTCAAGGCCCAGGGATGTTTTGATTACGGAAGAAGAACTGGAATTTTTACATGTTAATTAA
- the ccpA gene encoding catabolite control protein A, with the protein MNNITIYDVAREANVSMATVSRVVNGNPNVKPATRKKVSDVIEKLGYRPNAVARGLASKKTTTVGVIIPDISSIFFAELARGIEDIATMYKYNIILSSSDENIDKEFHLLNTMLGKQVDGIVFMGGNISDEHVKEFKNSPVPIVLAGSVDESGQVPSVNIDYEAAAFDAVTFFAKKGHKHIAFVSGNPSALIDEKKLTGYKRGLKEAGLTFDESYIVEGDYTYDSGIESFEKSLEAEEKPTAFIASADEMALGIVHAAQDKGYNVPEDFEVISFDNTRLTLMVRPQITTIVQPLYDIGAVAMRLLTKLMNKEEVEEGHEKVILPHRIENRQSTK; encoded by the coding sequence ATGAATAATATAACCATTTATGATGTGGCGCGTGAGGCGAATGTTTCCATGGCCACCGTTTCCCGTGTAGTTAACGGGAATCCGAATGTAAAGCCTGCAACAAGGAAGAAAGTTTCGGATGTGATCGAGAAGTTGGGGTACCGTCCCAATGCAGTGGCAAGGGGTCTTGCCAGCAAGAAAACAACAACAGTCGGGGTCATAATTCCGGATATCTCGAGCATCTTTTTTGCCGAATTGGCACGAGGCATAGAAGATATAGCCACCATGTATAAATACAATATCATTCTAAGCAGTTCCGATGAGAATATAGATAAGGAATTCCATTTGTTGAATACGATGCTTGGAAAACAAGTGGATGGTATCGTATTCATGGGCGGTAACATTTCTGATGAGCATGTCAAAGAGTTTAAGAATTCACCCGTTCCAATCGTTCTGGCAGGTTCGGTGGATGAAAGCGGACAAGTTCCATCGGTTAATATTGATTATGAGGCGGCGGCATTCGACGCAGTGACCTTCTTTGCTAAAAAAGGCCACAAGCATATCGCTTTTGTAAGCGGAAATCCTTCCGCGCTGATTGATGAAAAGAAATTGACTGGTTATAAACGAGGGTTGAAAGAAGCTGGGCTTACTTTCGATGAAAGCTATATTGTTGAAGGCGATTATACATATGATTCAGGAATCGAATCTTTTGAAAAGTCACTGGAAGCTGAAGAGAAACCGACGGCATTCATCGCCAGTGCTGATGAAATGGCGCTTGGAATTGTCCATGCGGCACAGGACAAAGGGTATAATGTACCGGAAGACTTTGAAGTGATCAGCTTCGACAATACGAGATTGACATTGATGGTGCGACCGCAAATCACGACGATCGTTCAACCTTTATATGATATTGGTGCCGTTGCGATGAGGCTTCTGACAAAGTTGATGAATAAAGAAGAAGTGGAGGAAGGTCATGAAAAAGTGATCCTGCCACATCGGATTGAAAATCGTCAATCAACGAAATAA
- a CDS encoding aminopeptidase, translating to MKDPRIETLAKNLINYSVKLQKGERILIENFGLQRELVNALVNEAYAAGGYPFVLLKDHQVDRALLMGAKEEQYKMMGEFEANVMNQMDAYIGLRAGDNINEQSDVPPEKMAIHGQTVGKVHRNIRVPKTKWVVLRYPTNSMAQLAKMSTEAFEDFYFEVCNLDYGKMSAAMDSLVELMDKTDKVRLTGPGTDLTFSIKDIKAIKCAGELNIPDGEVYTAPVKDSINGVISYNTPSPYQGFTFENVKLTFKDGKIVEAAANDTDRINKIFDTDEGARYVGEFAIGVNPYILHPMQDILFDEKIDGSFHFTPGQCYDDAFNGNHSDIHWDLVNIQRPEYGGGEIHFDDVLIRKDGRFVLPELENLNPENLK from the coding sequence ATGAAAGATCCCAGAATTGAAACATTGGCTAAAAATTTAATCAATTATTCCGTGAAGCTTCAAAAAGGTGAAAGAATCTTGATCGAAAACTTTGGATTGCAGCGTGAACTTGTTAACGCCCTTGTGAATGAAGCCTATGCAGCTGGTGGTTACCCATTCGTCCTTTTAAAGGATCACCAAGTCGATCGTGCCTTGTTGATGGGTGCCAAAGAAGAACAGTACAAGATGATGGGTGAGTTTGAAGCAAACGTAATGAACCAGATGGATGCCTATATCGGGCTTCGTGCCGGGGATAATATCAATGAACAATCCGATGTCCCTCCAGAGAAGATGGCGATTCATGGACAGACAGTCGGTAAAGTACATAGAAATATCCGCGTGCCAAAAACAAAATGGGTCGTACTTCGCTACCCGACAAATTCCATGGCCCAATTAGCCAAAATGAGCACTGAAGCATTTGAAGACTTTTATTTCGAAGTCTGCAACCTCGACTATGGCAAAATGAGCGCAGCAATGGACAGTCTTGTCGAATTGATGGATAAAACGGATAAGGTCCGCTTAACCGGGCCCGGAACGGATCTAACCTTCTCCATCAAAGACATTAAAGCCATCAAATGTGCAGGTGAGCTGAACATTCCTGACGGTGAAGTATATACGGCTCCTGTTAAAGATTCCATCAATGGAGTGATTTCGTATAATACTCCGTCCCCTTATCAGGGCTTTACTTTTGAAAACGTGAAGTTAACATTCAAGGATGGAAAAATCGTTGAAGCGGCTGCGAATGATACGGATCGCATCAACAAAATTTTTGATACTGATGAAGGCGCACGATATGTCGGTGAATTTGCAATTGGTGTAAATCCTTATATTCTACACCCGATGCAGGATATCCTCTTTGATGAAAAAATTGATGGAAGTTTTCATTTCACTCCCGGACAATGCTATGATGATGCCTTTAACGGAAACCATTCAGACATTCACTGGGACCTGGTCAACATTCAACGCCCAGAATACGGCGGAGGGGAAATCCATTTTGATGACGTCTTGATACGTAAGGACGGGCGCTTCGTTTTACCTGAACTGGAAAATTTAAATCCAGAAAATTTAAAATAA
- a CDS encoding YtxH domain-containing protein, which produces MTQKEFQTKDYQKSYEDERDSINSKDFMIGALIGGMIGAATALFMAPKTGKELRNDFNEQAKNISEKTERLRQTAMEKGTVLADTAKEKTSSVTEIVSNKSSNIVNKVKRLKTGKENGDSADDTTNSSNKDIDVTGTSDSPIVSVETNFANGSNPETDPADPTSGNKNTAKLKLDEAKKAFDETENKLTK; this is translated from the coding sequence ATGACTCAAAAAGAATTTCAGACAAAGGACTATCAGAAATCATATGAGGACGAACGCGACTCGATCAATTCTAAGGACTTTATGATTGGCGCCTTGATCGGCGGGATGATCGGAGCGGCCACTGCTTTGTTCATGGCTCCCAAAACAGGCAAGGAACTAAGGAACGATTTCAATGAACAAGCTAAAAACATTTCAGAGAAAACGGAGAGATTAAGACAAACGGCGATGGAAAAAGGTACGGTTCTTGCTGATACTGCAAAAGAAAAAACAAGCTCCGTAACGGAAATCGTTTCAAATAAATCTTCAAATATCGTTAATAAAGTGAAAAGACTAAAAACGGGAAAAGAAAACGGCGACTCTGCTGATGATACGACAAATTCGAGCAATAAGGATATAGATGTGACGGGAACTTCCGATTCCCCTATCGTATCTGTAGAAACGAATTTTGCTAACGGCAGCAACCCGGAAACTGATCCTGCCGATCCTACAAGCGGAAACAAGAATACGGCAAAATTAAAACTTGATGAAGCGAAAAAGGCATTTGATGAAACAGAGAATAAACTAACGAAATAA
- a CDS encoding acetoin utilization protein AcuC produces the protein MNDTSLFVYSDELLTYKFNDEHPFNQKRLKLTLDLLKKHHAISDDQIIKPRMATDEELELIHDQHYVNAVRLAGQGKLPPEKAMNYGLGTEDTPIFPRMHEASALLVGGTLTAVDAVMTGQSLHALNLGGGLHHGFRGKASGFCIYNDSSVAIKYLQKKYGARVLYVDTDAHHGDGVQWSFYDDPDVCTLSIHETGRYLFPGTGNINERGQGTGYGYSFNIPVDAFTEDGSWLECYTVSFKEVIEFFKPDVILTQNGADSHYYDPLTHLSATMKIYREIPKLAHEMAHKYCEGRWIAVGGGGYDIWRVVPRAWSRVWLEMTDNDISGPLSKEWLECWQPESPVSLPKEWDDMEDIYEPIPRKPEITEKNALTLEKVLYPIRSSKQTSASKDHSKPKDR, from the coding sequence ATGAATGATACATCCCTTTTTGTCTATTCGGATGAACTCCTTACCTATAAATTCAACGATGAACATCCGTTCAATCAAAAACGGCTTAAACTCACGCTGGATTTGTTAAAAAAACACCATGCCATCAGTGATGATCAAATTATCAAGCCAAGAATGGCTACAGATGAAGAATTGGAATTGATCCATGATCAGCATTATGTAAACGCTGTCAGATTAGCAGGGCAGGGTAAGCTCCCCCCTGAAAAGGCCATGAATTACGGGCTTGGAACAGAAGATACCCCAATCTTCCCCAGGATGCATGAAGCAAGCGCCTTGCTTGTAGGCGGTACATTAACTGCGGTTGATGCCGTCATGACCGGCCAGTCCCTGCATGCACTTAATCTTGGAGGGGGCCTGCATCACGGTTTCCGAGGGAAAGCCTCGGGCTTCTGCATTTATAACGATAGTTCGGTCGCGATTAAATACCTGCAAAAAAAATATGGGGCACGTGTCTTATATGTCGATACTGATGCACATCATGGCGACGGAGTCCAATGGTCATTTTATGATGATCCGGATGTATGCACCCTATCCATTCATGAAACGGGACGCTACTTATTTCCCGGCACAGGCAATATTAACGAACGGGGTCAAGGAACAGGATACGGCTATTCATTCAACATCCCGGTTGATGCATTCACGGAAGATGGCTCCTGGCTCGAATGCTATACAGTTTCCTTTAAGGAGGTCATTGAATTCTTCAAACCGGATGTCATTTTAACGCAAAACGGAGCGGATTCCCATTATTACGATCCGCTCACCCATTTATCGGCCACCATGAAGATTTATAGAGAAATACCAAAGTTAGCCCACGAAATGGCTCATAAGTATTGCGAAGGACGGTGGATTGCAGTAGGGGGCGGGGGATATGATATATGGCGCGTCGTCCCGAGGGCTTGGTCGAGGGTCTGGCTTGAAATGACGGATAATGATATATCAGGTCCCTTATCAAAAGAATGGCTTGAATGCTGGCAGCCTGAGTCCCCAGTTTCGCTACCGAAAGAATGGGATGATATGGAGGATATATACGAACCCATTCCGAGGAAGCCTGAAATTACCGAGAAAAATGCCCTGACACTTGAAAAGGTTCTATATCCCATTCGGTCTTCCAAGCAAACATCGGCAAGCAAGGACCACAGTAAACCAAAAGATCGTTGA
- the murC gene encoding UDP-N-acetylmuramate--L-alanine ligase: MTAYHFVGIKGSGMSALAQILHDMNIEVQGSDYEKEFFTQLALEKAGIKILPFNEENIQPGMTIIAGNAFPDSHPEIMKAKELGLPIIRYHRFLGDFMKNFISVAVTGAHGKTSTTGLLAHVMGGPKPTSFLIGDGTGKGIVNSDYFVFEACEYRRHFLSYYPDYAIMTNIDFDHPDYYANVEDVFEAFQTMALQVNKGIFACGDDEHLPHIQAKVPVIFYGFAEGNDFQAKNVSVTPDGTTFDVHVRNNYYDTFTIPTFGKHNVLNALGVIALCKYENLDKEAVKAQLRTFGGVKRRFSEKEIGSQIIIDDYAHHPTEISATVDSARQKYPEREVVAVFQPHTFSRTQAFLDEFADSLNLADKVYLCEIFGSAREHQGKLSIEDLQDKIPGAELITENTTAILQNHENSVVLFMGAGDIQKFQAAYEHSLQVK, translated from the coding sequence ATGACTGCTTACCATTTTGTGGGAATTAAAGGGTCGGGTATGAGTGCTCTTGCACAAATACTGCATGATATGAATATTGAAGTGCAGGGTTCCGACTACGAAAAAGAATTTTTTACACAATTGGCATTAGAAAAAGCCGGGATTAAAATCCTTCCTTTTAACGAGGAAAATATTCAACCTGGAATGACCATCATTGCAGGAAATGCGTTTCCGGATAGTCATCCGGAAATCATGAAGGCAAAGGAACTTGGTTTGCCGATCATCCGTTATCACCGTTTCCTAGGTGATTTCATGAAAAACTTTATCAGCGTGGCGGTTACGGGAGCGCATGGTAAAACATCGACGACCGGCTTACTGGCCCATGTAATGGGCGGGCCTAAACCGACATCCTTTTTGATTGGGGATGGAACGGGTAAAGGAATCGTGAATTCTGATTACTTCGTATTCGAAGCATGTGAATATCGCCGTCATTTCCTTTCATATTATCCGGATTATGCAATCATGACGAATATCGATTTTGACCATCCTGATTATTACGCCAATGTCGAAGACGTGTTCGAGGCTTTCCAAACGATGGCCCTTCAAGTCAACAAAGGCATTTTTGCGTGCGGGGATGATGAGCATTTACCACATATTCAGGCTAAAGTACCAGTTATTTTTTACGGATTTGCAGAAGGAAATGATTTCCAAGCGAAAAATGTTTCCGTCACTCCGGATGGCACCACTTTTGATGTGCACGTAAGGAACAATTACTATGATACATTCACTATTCCTACCTTTGGAAAGCATAATGTGTTGAACGCACTTGGTGTCATTGCACTTTGTAAATATGAAAACTTGGATAAAGAAGCTGTGAAAGCCCAATTGCGGACTTTTGGCGGAGTTAAACGCAGGTTCTCCGAAAAGGAAATCGGAAGCCAGATCATCATTGATGATTATGCACACCATCCGACCGAGATCTCTGCAACTGTGGACTCGGCGCGTCAGAAATATCCAGAGCGTGAGGTTGTTGCGGTATTCCAACCGCATACTTTCTCGAGAACGCAGGCATTCCTGGATGAATTCGCCGACAGCTTGAATTTGGCCGACAAAGTATACTTATGTGAAATTTTTGGATCTGCCCGTGAACATCAAGGGAAGTTGTCGATTGAGGACCTTCAAGATAAAATTCCAGGTGCCGAGCTGATAACGGAGAACACAACTGCAATATTGCAAAATCATGAAAACAGTGTCGTGTTATTCATGGGTGCGGGGGACATTCAGAAGTTCCAAGCAGCCTACGAGCATTCACTGCAGGTAAAATAA
- the ytxJ gene encoding bacillithiol system redox-active protein YtxJ: MKITKIETEEQFNQLLKEDTFLLFKHSVTCPVSAEAYEQYEKYILENEQLKTAYLAVQEARPLSNYVAETFDIKHQSPQAILFKSGKPAWNESHWRITYDSLSKAINE; encoded by the coding sequence ATGAAGATTACCAAAATTGAAACAGAAGAACAATTCAATCAGCTTTTAAAAGAGGATACTTTCCTACTTTTCAAGCATAGCGTAACATGCCCGGTCAGTGCTGAAGCATATGAACAATATGAAAAGTACATCTTAGAGAACGAACAACTTAAAACGGCCTATTTAGCCGTTCAGGAAGCTCGTCCACTATCCAATTATGTGGCAGAAACATTTGATATCAAACATCAATCACCTCAGGCCATCCTTTTTAAAAGTGGAAAACCGGCCTGGAATGAATCTCATTGGCGGATTACATATGATTCATTAAGCAAAGCCATTAATGAATGA